Genomic DNA from Thalassoroseus pseudoceratinae:
GAACCGCTTTGGAAGAACGTCGATTTGCTCGCGGATGATCAATCGCCGCAAACGACCACTCCGGAACAGGCAGAGCACTTCACCGAAACGCTTGCGGAGAATCTTGGAGTCGATTCGTGTTGGGTGGTATCCGCGTATGAAGACATCTGGGAGACCATTCGGCAAGAGCATCGCGTGCCGGTCAATGTCGATCCGTTGAAAACCGATGTGGACGATCCCGAGGAACGCCGGCGGTTGGCGCGTGTTCTCAACCGAGGGATTGGCAAACCGACCGGGTTCGTTTTGCCTTTGCGTCGACAATGGTGGCAAGCGAAAGCAGTTGGTCGTTGGGTCAGTGGTCCGTGGCCATTACGTTCGGAGCGAATGTTCCTGATCCCCGGGGATTCGCCCGTCGGTCTGCGACTCCCATTGGATACCTTGCCCGTCGTTCCAAGCTCGGCCCCGCCGACCTTCTTCGAACGCGATCCGTTTGAGGACCGCGAACCGTTACCGCGACACGAGGAGATGTTCCACTCGCAACCGCCAACAGCCGACGAACGTACTGGCGTCGATGGTCCGCGTGTGCAAATGCGGGACGCGGAACCAATGTTGTCCGAAGAAGAACGCATGGAACGCCGTCAGAAATTGCAACCGGCGGCTCCACCGGAAGGCACGATTCGCACGGCATTGTGCGTTGAACCCCGTGACGGACGGCTCTACGTTTTCATGCCACCGGCTGAACGATTGGAAGACTATCTGGAATTGCTCGCTTCGGTTGAAAGCACAGCCGAAGCATTGGGGCTTCCGGTCATCATTGAAGGCTATCTTCCTCCCGATGACCCACGAATCAAAGTGATCAAAGTCACGCCGGATCCGGGTGTGATCGAGGTGAACGTTCAACCGGCTCACGACTGGGAAGAACTGGTTGAAATCACGACCAACATCTACGAGGATGCTCGGCAAACGCGATTGGGCACCGAGAAATTTCAGCTCGACGGGCGACATACGGGGACGGGTGGCGGGAACCACATTGTTCTCGGGGGATCAACGCCTGCCGACAGCCCGTTTCTCCGTCGTCCCGATTTGCTGCGGAGTTTATTGGGATATTGGAATAACCATCCTGCACTGTCCTACTTGTTTTCCGGTATGTTCATTGGGCCGACGAGTCAGGCCCCGCGTGTGGATGAAGGTCGACGAGATTCCATCTACGAGTTGGAATTGGCGTTTGCCCAAATCCCCGATCGCTCGTTCGGAGCCTGTCCGCCCTGGCTGGTTGACCGTGTCTTCCGTCATCTTTTGACAGACCTCACGGGGAACACGCACCGAGCGGAATTCTGCATCGACAAGCTCTACTCACCCGATTCCAGCACAGGCCGACTAGGGTTGCTCGAATTCCGAGCATTTGAGATGCCGCCACATTCGCGGATGAGTCTAGTGCAGCAACTGCTGGTCAGAGCCCTTGTCGCTCGGTTCTGGGAAGTTCCGTCAAACGAGAAACTGATCCGGTGGGGAACGGCGCTGCATGATCGGTTTATGCTTCCGCACTTCTTGAAAGAAGATTTTACCGATGTGATCCGCGAGTTGCAGACCGTCGGAATCGATATGCGTCCCGAATGGTTTGTGCCTCATTTCGAATTCCGATGCCCCGTGCTCGGACATGTCGAGTATGAAGGTGTTCATGTCGAATTGCGGCAGGCGATCGAACCATGGTACGTCCTTGGCGAAGAACCTGGTGGCGGCGGTACGGCTCGCTATGTCGATTCCTCCGTCGAGCGGTTGCAAGTCAAGGCGACGGGGTTGGTGGAATCTCGACACGCCATCCTGTGCAATGGTCGTCGCGTGCCGTTACATCCGACAGGCGAACCCGGTGAGGCGGTTGCTGGTGTCCGGTATCGGGCTTGGCAACCCCCGAGTTGCCTCCATCCGACAATCCCTGTCCATACGCCGTTGGCGTTCGACATTGTGGATCAACGTAATGGACGTTCACTTGGCGGCTGTCGTTATCATGTTGATCATCCCGGTGGGCTGAATCCCACGACGTTTCCAGTCAATGCATTGGAAGCCGAAAGCCGACGTGGTGGCCGATTCTTCCGCACGGGCCACACACCGGGTATACTGTCCGTTCCGCCGGTGGAACGGACACCGGATTTCCCGCTGACGCTCGATCTTCGCCGAACGGTGTGACTCCGGTCTCGACGGCATGAATCGCTCGCGAAGAATTGGCCAGCATGAATCGCAGAGCAAATGAGACCACGATGAACTCGCCGTTTCTGGCAGATCAACTGGCTGTCGGAGACCTCCTGTCTCGTGATTACAAGTCGGCCCCAGGGGTGTTTGATGATTTCATCACCCCCGAAGCCGCAATACGCCCCCAGTGGAAGCCGTTACTTGACTCGCTGCAAGGCAAGCCGCTACGAGAGCTGGATCGCCGCCAGGTGTTGGTCGACCAACTGGTCTACGAGAATGGCGTCACCTTCAACGTCCATCCCGATTCCGACGATCGAATTCGACCATGGGCACTGAACGTCTTGCCCGTCGTCTTCGCAGAGGACGATTGGACAAAGCTTCAAGACGGGTTGGCCCAACGAGGGCGACTGCTCCAGCTGATTCTTGCCGACCTGTACGGCCCACGGACACTTTTGAAACGTCGCCTACTTCCGCCAGCGATTGTGTATGCCAATCGGAATTTTCTGCGTCCGGCCGTGGGAATGCTTCCGGAAGCTCAGGCGTGGATGTTGCCATTGTATTCTGCGGATCTCGCACGAAGTTCCGGCGGCAATTGGTGGGTGATGGCAGATCGGACGGCATCCGCTACCGGGTGCGGTTATGCCCTCGAAAACCGCACCGTGATCTCACAAACTTGGCCACAACTCATTCAAGATTGCCACGTGCAACGGTTAGCCTCGTTCTTCCGAAAGATGCGTGACACGCTGTTGCATCTTTCGCCGCGGAACCTGGAAAACCCGCATGTTGTGTTACTGAGCCCGGGACCAGGCGACCCCTATTATTTTGAGGATGCTTTCCTTGCGCGATACCTGGGCTACACTTTGGTCGAAGGTGGCGATCTCGCTGTGCGAGATGACAAAGTTTGGTTGAAAACGCTTGGCGGATTAATGCCCGTCGATGTCATCTTCCGCCGGGTCTATGAACGCCAACTCGATCCGTTGGAACTCGACGGAACATCGACAATCGGAGTTCCCGGGCTTCTACAGTGCGTTCGGAAAGGCACCGTCTCTATTGCGAATCCGATCGGTAGCGAATTGGTCGAATCGCCCGTGTTTATGGCGTTTCTCCCGCAGCTGTGTCGCGAGCTGTTAGGAGAAGAACTCCAACTCCCGTCCATCGCCACCTGGTGGTGCTACGGTGCTAAAGAGCGACAATATGTGATGGATCACTTCAACAATCTGGTGATCAAACCGGCTTTCGATCCCAGCGGTGGCGAAGAAATTATTGTCGAGCGTCTCAGCGAGGCGGAACGATCCCAGTTGCGAGATCGAATCAACGCCGACCCCGCAAAATTTGTGGCTCAAGAGACAATCGTTCGTTCTACCGCTCCGACGTGGCGTGATGGTCAGCTTCGCAAAGGACATATTGCGTTGCGATCATTCAGTGTTCGGTCGGAGGATACCTTTTCCGTCATGCCGGGGGGATTGATTCGGGTGTCATCCACACCGGACCCCATCGAACTCTCGATCGCCGCGGGAGACGAAAGTAAGGACGCTTGGGTTCTTTCGAGCCGATCTGTCAAACATGAGTCACTGTTCGCCAAGCATGATTCCGAAGTACCTCTCGAACGAATTGGGGCGGCACTTCCCAGTCGTGTTGCGGACAATCTGTATTGGTTGGGACGACACCTCGAACAAGTCGACAGCTCGGCCCGAATCGTGCGATTCCTTGTCGATCGTTTGACCGTCGAACCGAGCTTTGAAATCGATCTCGAGATAGCCGCCTGGGTTCGCGTGTTGGCCAGTCGAGGACTCATCGAACCCGGCTATGCCGTCGAGGAACTCAGTCACACTCTGCCCTCATTGGAGAAAATCCTTTTAAACGCGGTTTACGAAGATGAGGAGCGGCTCAGCCTGCGACAGACCGTGCGGGAAACACTCCGGCTCGCCTCACTCGTGCGGGATCGGGTGTCTCTGGATACCTGGCGGATGGTCAACAGGATGGAACACCGCTTCCGACGCGTGCCGGAGGATTCCGAGCGTGACTTGGGGGATGTTCTGAGCCACCTCAATCAACTCGTCTTCGATATCGCATCGTTTTACGGTCTCACGACCGACAGCATGACACGCGGGCAAGCCTGGAGATTCCTCGATATCGGTCGGCGAATCGAACGCGGATTGCAAATGGTGACGTTGCTCCAAGAAACCCTCGCCCACCATACCGAAGAGCATGTGCCGTTGCTGCAATCGGTATTGGATGTTGCCGATAGCTCGGTCACCTATCGGACACGATACCTGTCGAGAATCCGCCGGGTACCGGTGTTAGATCTCCTGATGACGGATGAATCCAATCCGCGTAGTTTGGGTTTTCAACTGATGATGCTTGACGAACACATCAACCATTTGCCGAAGAATCCGGAACAGGCAACGCGATCGGCGGAGCAAAAGTCGATTCTGTCGGCGTTACATCAAATTCGGATGGCCGATGTCCATGAGTTGTGTGATCCACGGGATAGTCAATCGCGTTCGCTGAACCAATTGTTGCTACGCGTTGAGCAGGAATTGATGAATCTTTCCACATCACTGACTCGGCGGTACCTCGTCCATTCCGGTCCGCCGCGTCACTTGCAAGAGTTCGCTCGGTCCACGTCTTGATTCACTTGTGATTGCTGGGAAGTCGTTCGGTGCTGTATCAGATTACTCACATTACGCGGTACTCGTATCCGCAATCTGTTTCCGTCTGTCATAATCAGGCGTGTTTAACGCCACGCACGTCGGCGGTTCAAACTTGTGAGATGAGTCGCTTACGACTCTATCCGCCACCGGCGACGATGAGCGAGCGCGTCGATTTTTTCGGAAACCAGATTCATCATTTTTCGTTCCATGATGGATTTCAGGAATTGACGATTCGGGCTCAGAGTCGAGTCCGCGTGCAGCGACCGAATGTCGACGCTTCGATGGTTTCACCGGCGTGGGAAGACGTCGTCCGCGAAACCAGCACCGGGAATTCGCCATCGGCCATGGATGCGTTTCAATTTGCGTTTGAGTCCCCGCGCGTCACAATGGCGGATAAGTTCCGAGACTACGGTGCACAAACATTTTCTCCCCAACGCCCGATTTGTGATGCGATTCGGGAATTGACGAATCGCGTGTTCGAGGACTTCACATTCGATGCAAAGGCCACGCATGTCAGCACGACGATCGACGAGGTCTTTGCCAATCGCCGTGGCGTGTGCCAAGATTTTGCTCATGTTATGTTGGCGATCTTGCGTTCTTTCGGATTGCCGTCGCGTTACGTAAGTGGATATCTCCGAACATGTCCTCCCCCCGGCGAGCAACGCATGGTCGGAGCCGATGTTTCGCACGCTTGGGTTTCCATTTGGTGTGGTCAAGAGTTGGGCTGGATCGATACCGACCCAACCAACGATGTGTACGTTGGCAATGACCACGTGACGATCGCGTACGGCCGAGATTACAGCGACATCACACCGGTCAAAGGTGTCTACATCGGTGGCGGACCGCATACGCTCAAGGTTTCCGTAGACGTCGAACCCCTACAAGATCCAACGATTTAGCCCGCCCTCGCTGGTTCGGCTGGCATTCCTCATGTCCGGTCCCTGAGATCGACGGTCGGTCGCTGATCGACCAATACGGACGTGTCTAACTCATTCCCCTCACCCATTCAGAGAGAATCGAAATAAATCGTTTTCCGTAAACCATTTGGCTGAAACAAGAAACGTCAAAGTCAACAGTCGAAAGAGGCATTTTGGCGCGAAATTCGCATTGTGATCACGTTAGCTGCACGAGCACGTCTTGAGTTCGCCGGGCAAGCCGCGAGCGTCAATTGGCGTCTCTCCAATGAGTCGCAATCAGGATTTCAAAATGCAAACCGATTTCGCCTACCAATGCCCAGTTTGTCACCATGACATCACGGTCGCGGACAACGTGATCGGCACAGTCGTGGACTGTCCGAGTTGCGACAGCCCGATTCAGATTGAAGTCCCGGTGGCCCACCAAGTCGATCACTCTCCCACTCCGGAAGCTCCGAGAGTTGACTACGCCGAGCGGGAAGAGAACGTGCTTCGAGAGTTGCACCCGTCGATGTTCCGCAAGCACCCGATTCGATACGTCTTCTACGTCGCGATCATTTTGACGGGGCTGTTGGGCATCGTGAACACCATCGCCAACGGGGAACTCGTCGCCGCTGGGGGTTGGTTGACCTTCACGAACTGGATTCAATGGGCGATCAGCGGGGCTATTACAGTCGCGGGACTCGTGTTGTTCCTGAAATGGTGGCTAGAGATTAAATACACCACCTTGATTGTGACAAGCAAACGAACCATTCTCCGTAAAGGCATCATT
This window encodes:
- a CDS encoding transglutaminase family protein is translated as MPIHVALNHRTSYSYDRLISLSPHVVRLRPAPHCRTPILNYSLKIEPEPHFINWQQDPFGNYQARLVFPEKTRKFSVEVDLKAEMVVINPFDFFVEDYAEEFPFEYDEHLREDLRPFLRTEDLGPELTKFLETIDRTPRRTAIFLVDLNQQLEKLINYTIRMEPGVQTPEETLTKKSGSCRDTSWLLVQVLRHCGLAARFVSGYLIQLTADEKPLEGPAGPTADFTDLHAWAEVYLPGAGWVGLDPTSGLFAGEGHIPLACTPAPSSAAPIEGGLEECETEFDFAMEIQRVHEDPRVTKPYTEEQWEDVLKVGQSVDERLKTGDVRLTMGGEPTFVSIDDMEGDEWNIAAVGPMKRQLAEELIRRLRRRFAPGGMLHYGQGKWYPGESLPRWALSCFWRTDGEPLWKNVDLLADDQSPQTTTPEQAEHFTETLAENLGVDSCWVVSAYEDIWETIRQEHRVPVNVDPLKTDVDDPEERRRLARVLNRGIGKPTGFVLPLRRQWWQAKAVGRWVSGPWPLRSERMFLIPGDSPVGLRLPLDTLPVVPSSAPPTFFERDPFEDREPLPRHEEMFHSQPPTADERTGVDGPRVQMRDAEPMLSEEERMERRQKLQPAAPPEGTIRTALCVEPRDGRLYVFMPPAERLEDYLELLASVESTAEALGLPVIIEGYLPPDDPRIKVIKVTPDPGVIEVNVQPAHDWEELVEITTNIYEDARQTRLGTEKFQLDGRHTGTGGGNHIVLGGSTPADSPFLRRPDLLRSLLGYWNNHPALSYLFSGMFIGPTSQAPRVDEGRRDSIYELELAFAQIPDRSFGACPPWLVDRVFRHLLTDLTGNTHRAEFCIDKLYSPDSSTGRLGLLEFRAFEMPPHSRMSLVQQLLVRALVARFWEVPSNEKLIRWGTALHDRFMLPHFLKEDFTDVIRELQTVGIDMRPEWFVPHFEFRCPVLGHVEYEGVHVELRQAIEPWYVLGEEPGGGGTARYVDSSVERLQVKATGLVESRHAILCNGRRVPLHPTGEPGEAVAGVRYRAWQPPSCLHPTIPVHTPLAFDIVDQRNGRSLGGCRYHVDHPGGLNPTTFPVNALEAESRRGGRFFRTGHTPGILSVPPVERTPDFPLTLDLRRTV
- a CDS encoding PH domain-containing protein, producing the protein MQTDFAYQCPVCHHDITVADNVIGTVVDCPSCDSPIQIEVPVAHQVDHSPTPEAPRVDYAEREENVLRELHPSMFRKHPIRYVFYVAIILTGLLGIVNTIANGELVAAGGWLTFTNWIQWAISGAITVAGLVLFLKWWLEIKYTTLIVTSKRTILRKGIISRETSEVQHDDVRNIQVDQNMYERIVGVGDIAISSSGQDDLEIECIGIVHPEDVADVVRDLQ
- a CDS encoding circularly permuted type 2 ATP-grasp protein, whose amino-acid sequence is MNSPFLADQLAVGDLLSRDYKSAPGVFDDFITPEAAIRPQWKPLLDSLQGKPLRELDRRQVLVDQLVYENGVTFNVHPDSDDRIRPWALNVLPVVFAEDDWTKLQDGLAQRGRLLQLILADLYGPRTLLKRRLLPPAIVYANRNFLRPAVGMLPEAQAWMLPLYSADLARSSGGNWWVMADRTASATGCGYALENRTVISQTWPQLIQDCHVQRLASFFRKMRDTLLHLSPRNLENPHVVLLSPGPGDPYYFEDAFLARYLGYTLVEGGDLAVRDDKVWLKTLGGLMPVDVIFRRVYERQLDPLELDGTSTIGVPGLLQCVRKGTVSIANPIGSELVESPVFMAFLPQLCRELLGEELQLPSIATWWCYGAKERQYVMDHFNNLVIKPAFDPSGGEEIIVERLSEAERSQLRDRINADPAKFVAQETIVRSTAPTWRDGQLRKGHIALRSFSVRSEDTFSVMPGGLIRVSSTPDPIELSIAAGDESKDAWVLSSRSVKHESLFAKHDSEVPLERIGAALPSRVADNLYWLGRHLEQVDSSARIVRFLVDRLTVEPSFEIDLEIAAWVRVLASRGLIEPGYAVEELSHTLPSLEKILLNAVYEDEERLSLRQTVRETLRLASLVRDRVSLDTWRMVNRMEHRFRRVPEDSERDLGDVLSHLNQLVFDIASFYGLTTDSMTRGQAWRFLDIGRRIERGLQMVTLLQETLAHHTEEHVPLLQSVLDVADSSVTYRTRYLSRIRRVPVLDLLMTDESNPRSLGFQLMMLDEHINHLPKNPEQATRSAEQKSILSALHQIRMADVHELCDPRDSQSRSLNQLLLRVEQELMNLSTSLTRRYLVHSGPPRHLQEFARSTS
- a CDS encoding transglutaminase family protein, with amino-acid sequence MLYQITHITRYSYPQSVSVCHNQACLTPRTSAVQTCEMSRLRLYPPPATMSERVDFFGNQIHHFSFHDGFQELTIRAQSRVRVQRPNVDASMVSPAWEDVVRETSTGNSPSAMDAFQFAFESPRVTMADKFRDYGAQTFSPQRPICDAIRELTNRVFEDFTFDAKATHVSTTIDEVFANRRGVCQDFAHVMLAILRSFGLPSRYVSGYLRTCPPPGEQRMVGADVSHAWVSIWCGQELGWIDTDPTNDVYVGNDHVTIAYGRDYSDITPVKGVYIGGGPHTLKVSVDVEPLQDPTI